One part of the bacterium genome encodes these proteins:
- a CDS encoding site-specific integrase: protein MENALIKPAEALPEVLEDQEASRKHYEASWAKGTVRAYRSDWRDWEAYCKARELTALPADPLAVAGYLSALAEGKWGKPRKISTIERRRAAISHIHIESGHPDPANDPRVPRVLKGIRRQLTVKREQKSALRADDVKRMVKTLGKDPRGMRDRALILLGFATACRRSELAGLQVSDLKDHRDGLVVEIRRSKTDQEGDGLLKLVRCGKDKATCPVEALRAWMSSACIDSGPVFRTIGNDLVVGAEPISVSGISLAVKRAARNAGLNASLFSAHSLRAGFVTEADARGAKTLDIMSQTGHKTTRMISVYTRYNVDERFESSTALDVGL, encoded by the coding sequence ATGGAAAATGCCCTCATCAAGCCAGCCGAAGCCCTGCCCGAGGTCCTCGAAGACCAAGAAGCCTCTCGGAAACACTACGAGGCGAGTTGGGCCAAAGGCACTGTTCGGGCCTACCGATCGGATTGGCGAGACTGGGAGGCTTACTGCAAGGCCAGGGAGCTGACTGCACTTCCCGCTGATCCGCTGGCAGTTGCCGGTTACCTGTCCGCCCTGGCCGAGGGTAAATGGGGCAAACCGCGGAAAATATCTACGATCGAACGACGTCGGGCAGCCATCAGCCATATCCATATCGAGTCTGGGCACCCTGACCCAGCCAATGACCCCCGAGTTCCCAGGGTGCTGAAGGGTATCCGCCGTCAGCTCACGGTGAAGAGGGAGCAGAAGTCGGCGCTGCGGGCTGACGATGTGAAGCGGATGGTGAAGACGCTGGGAAAGGATCCGAGAGGAATGCGCGACCGAGCGCTGATCCTCCTCGGATTCGCAACCGCCTGCCGCAGGTCGGAGCTTGCTGGACTCCAGGTCTCCGACCTGAAGGACCACCGCGACGGTCTCGTCGTGGAGATCCGCCGATCGAAGACAGATCAAGAGGGTGATGGCTTGCTCAAGCTTGTCCGGTGCGGGAAGGACAAAGCCACCTGCCCGGTTGAGGCGCTTCGGGCGTGGATGTCTTCCGCCTGCATCGACTCTGGCCCTGTCTTTCGCACGATCGGCAACGATCTCGTCGTTGGAGCCGAACCGATCAGCGTTTCCGGAATTTCGCTGGCCGTCAAGCGAGCCGCGAGGAACGCCGGTCTCAATGCAAGCCTCTTCTCAGCCCATTCGCTACGCGCTGGCTTCGTCACCGAGGCCGATGCCCGCGGGGCGAAGACCTTGGACATCATGAGCCAGACCGGCCATAAGACTACACGAATGATCAGCGTGTACACACGCTACAATGTGGACGAACGCTTCGAGAGTAGCACGGCTTTGGATGTGGGGCTCTGA
- a CDS encoding helix-turn-helix domain-containing protein yields MANVTPGSNELKRLGEKIRAARNNQSISLRQFAAQVELSPSYFSKVERGEALAGSHTYELICRKLGLDSSELLGEIGIIDSETQRLFEEQYRANASKVQGLLRKMAHKEEEG; encoded by the coding sequence ATGGCAAACGTAACACCGGGATCCAACGAATTGAAACGGCTGGGTGAGAAGATCCGAGCCGCACGTAACAACCAATCTATCAGTCTGCGCCAGTTTGCCGCTCAAGTTGAGCTATCTCCGTCTTACTTTAGCAAGGTGGAAAGGGGCGAGGCGTTGGCTGGCAGTCATACATACGAACTGATATGCAGGAAACTTGGTCTTGATTCATCAGAACTTCTTGGGGAGATCGGGATAATCGATAGTGAAACACAGCGCTTGTTTGAGGAGCAGTATCGGGCAAACGCCTCTAAAGTTCAGGGTTTGCTTCGCAAAATGGCTCATAAAGAGGAAGAAGGCTGA
- a CDS encoding ImmA/IrrE family metallo-endopeptidase, giving the protein MGRVPFIPEVRIARAADELIRAHRVQNPVFSPPYSLDELIWDHLNQVDDLSLDDETPLGQHPETGEAILGKTVLEQRVIFIDPTVKTQPYFRFTLAHEIGHWILHCRPHMPDPNQLSLFGEAEEDYPKVFNTYHRAILAPSPGLDPEEIQANKFAACLLMPEVDMRRSFEERFGNPQTCGPGEIDAAARKLASERVRGFPSLRELFGTSIESTGYRLRDLSLVSEESPLFS; this is encoded by the coding sequence ATGGGTCGGGTTCCGTTTATCCCAGAAGTGAGGATTGCCCGAGCCGCTGACGAATTGATTCGGGCCCACCGAGTGCAGAATCCCGTTTTTTCTCCACCGTACTCACTTGATGAGTTGATTTGGGACCATCTCAATCAGGTGGATGATCTGAGCTTGGACGATGAAACGCCTTTGGGGCAACACCCTGAAACAGGTGAAGCTATTCTCGGAAAAACGGTTCTCGAACAGCGAGTAATATTCATCGACCCCACCGTAAAGACTCAACCGTACTTCCGTTTCACCTTGGCTCACGAGATTGGTCACTGGATTCTTCATTGCCGTCCTCACATGCCAGATCCGAATCAGCTATCGTTGTTCGGGGAAGCTGAAGAGGACTACCCCAAGGTGTTCAACACTTACCACAGAGCGATCCTTGCACCTTCGCCCGGTCTGGATCCCGAAGAGATCCAAGCCAACAAGTTCGCTGCGTGCCTTCTGATGCCGGAGGTTGACATGCGCCGGAGTTTCGAGGAGCGGTTTGGGAATCCCCAGACTTGCGGGCCGGGTGAGATAGACGCTGCTGCTCGAAAGCTCGCTTCTGAGAGAGTCCGTGGCTTTCCAAGCCTCCGCGAATTGTTTGGCACTTCAATCGAGTCAACTGGGTACAGACTAAGAGATCTGAGTCTGGTCAGTGAAGAAAGCCCACTTTTTTCCTGA
- a CDS encoding DUF2188 domain-containing protein — MATKGKRIHVVPHEGGFAAKREGTNRAGSVHPTQQEAIEAAQTTARRERGEVIIHRRNGQIRDSDSYGSDPNPPRDTKH, encoded by the coding sequence ATGGCTACCAAAGGCAAGCGAATCCATGTTGTTCCTCACGAGGGTGGCTTTGCAGCCAAGCGTGAGGGTACGAACCGGGCCGGGTCAGTACACCCGACACAACAAGAAGCGATCGAGGCAGCTCAGACCACAGCCCGCCGTGAGCGTGGCGAAGTCATAATCCATCGACGCAACGGCCAGATCCGGGATTCGGATAGTTACGGCTCTGATCCGAACCCGCCAAGAGACACCAAGCACTGA
- a CDS encoding DEAD/DEAH box helicase family protein: MTSPFQTRQPEIDGNNRIRTPQREAYLALRNHATRSNEAEREVGLVLPVGCGKSGCITIAPFAFGSRRSLVVAPNVPIAGQLASDFDPSNPNMFYQKCQVIAGAPYPEPVEIRGTTTNRADLEEAHVVITNIQQLQGGQTNRWLSSLPDDFFDLILFDEGHHSVAASWSMLKDSFPSARIVNFSATPLRADGQQMGGEIIYSYPIFRAIEEGYVKRLKAVQLNPRTLRYVRRQDGEEIEVDLEEVRRLGEDDADFRRSIVTSAETLNTIVDASIRELDRLRSETGEGRLKIIASALNFEHCRQIVEAYRARNRRAEYVHSREDSAANDRVMSRLENHQIDVIVQVRKLGEGFDHPYLSVAAVFSIFSNLSPFVQFVGRIMRVIIQNAPGHNLNQGVVVFHAGANVARQWNDFQSYSEADQEYFDQLLPLEGIDPADITAEREYVPRQHGVEIRAQSDVLMQEIPLLDDNEAMRALRLLRDRGYEPEDIAAAYRTLEPVPTTRVRERQALRAGLDQRIRTEAARILNERGMNPGGRELDRQRLGRDNLIILKSAIDRKVNSAMGHSSGQRHEFSRDDLDRINLQFNEFVTEACEEVFNGD; encoded by the coding sequence ATGACTAGCCCTTTTCAGACCCGCCAGCCCGAGATCGATGGCAACAATCGGATTCGTACGCCACAACGCGAGGCCTACTTGGCACTGCGCAACCACGCCACCCGGTCGAACGAGGCTGAGCGAGAGGTTGGGCTGGTGCTTCCAGTTGGTTGCGGAAAGTCTGGGTGCATAACCATTGCCCCCTTCGCCTTCGGGTCCAGGCGTTCGCTTGTTGTCGCGCCGAATGTACCAATAGCTGGGCAACTCGCATCCGACTTCGATCCGTCAAACCCAAACATGTTTTACCAAAAGTGCCAGGTCATTGCGGGTGCTCCCTACCCGGAGCCTGTTGAGATCCGGGGCACAACCACGAATCGAGCAGATCTCGAAGAGGCCCATGTGGTTATCACGAACATCCAACAACTTCAAGGAGGTCAGACGAATCGATGGCTCAGTTCTCTGCCCGACGACTTCTTCGATCTTATTTTGTTCGATGAGGGCCACCACAGTGTGGCGGCAAGCTGGAGCATGCTGAAGGACAGCTTCCCATCAGCAAGAATTGTCAATTTCAGCGCGACACCCCTGCGTGCCGACGGGCAGCAAATGGGTGGGGAAATCATCTACTCTTACCCCATTTTCCGTGCGATCGAGGAAGGCTATGTAAAGCGATTGAAAGCAGTTCAGCTAAACCCAAGGACGCTTCGCTATGTTCGGCGGCAAGACGGGGAGGAGATTGAGGTTGATTTGGAAGAGGTTCGTCGTCTTGGAGAAGATGATGCGGATTTCAGACGCAGTATTGTGACCTCAGCCGAGACATTGAATACGATAGTGGATGCTTCAATAAGGGAGCTGGACCGTCTTCGCAGCGAGACAGGCGAAGGTCGCTTGAAGATTATCGCTTCAGCTTTGAACTTCGAGCATTGTCGACAAATCGTTGAAGCCTATCGCGCTCGAAATCGCCGTGCCGAATATGTACATTCTCGTGAAGACAGCGCCGCGAACGATCGTGTCATGAGCCGCTTGGAGAACCATCAGATTGATGTCATTGTTCAGGTTCGCAAACTGGGTGAAGGATTCGACCACCCCTACCTTTCGGTCGCTGCGGTATTCAGCATTTTCAGTAACCTTTCCCCATTCGTTCAGTTCGTTGGTCGTATCATGCGAGTCATCATACAAAACGCACCTGGTCACAACCTCAATCAAGGTGTTGTAGTATTCCACGCCGGAGCCAACGTCGCGAGACAGTGGAATGATTTCCAATCCTACAGTGAAGCAGACCAGGAATACTTCGACCAGTTGCTGCCACTTGAGGGGATTGATCCGGCAGATATAACGGCTGAACGTGAGTACGTACCGCGCCAGCATGGGGTTGAGATTCGTGCTCAATCAGATGTCTTGATGCAGGAGATTCCGCTACTTGATGACAATGAAGCTATGCGGGCATTGCGGTTGCTTCGTGATCGTGGCTACGAACCCGAAGACATCGCCGCTGCGTATCGCACCCTGGAGCCAGTTCCGACCACCAGAGTTCGGGAGCGCCAAGCACTTCGAGCCGGGTTAGATCAACGAATCCGGACGGAAGCCGCCCGTATTCTCAACGAGCGCGGGATGAACCCAGGGGGACGAGAGCTAGACCGCCAGCGGTTGGGAAGAGACAACCTGATCATCCTGAAGTCGGCGATTGATCGGAAAGTGAATTCTGCGATGGGACACTCAAGCGGTCAGCGCCATGAGTTTTCCAGGGATGATCTGGATAGAATCAATCTCCAGTTCAACGAGTTTGTGACGGAGGCCTGCGAGGAGGTGTTCAATGGCGACTAA